The Burkholderia cepacia genome includes a region encoding these proteins:
- the ybgC gene encoding tol-pal system-associated acyl-CoA thioesterase: protein MRAMTQPTRSPEAPSGFIWPVRVYYEDTDAGGIVFYANYLKFFERARTEWLRACGIDQRRLADDTDAIFVVRSTSLDYRAPARLDDTLAITSRPGRIGRASVEFTQEAWCGDTLLVAGHIRLGCVDRTGIRPAAIPPAVLDALQRGPAIHDGQTALSTKLA from the coding sequence ATGCGCGCCATGACCCAGCCTACCCGCTCCCCGGAAGCGCCCTCCGGCTTCATCTGGCCGGTGCGCGTGTACTACGAGGATACCGACGCAGGCGGCATCGTCTTCTATGCCAACTACCTGAAGTTCTTCGAACGCGCCCGTACCGAGTGGCTGCGCGCATGCGGCATCGACCAGCGCCGGCTCGCCGACGATACCGATGCGATCTTCGTCGTCCGCAGCACGTCGCTCGACTACCGCGCACCGGCGCGACTCGACGACACACTGGCGATCACGAGCCGGCCCGGACGCATCGGCCGCGCATCGGTGGAATTCACGCAGGAAGCCTGGTGTGGGGACACGCTGCTCGTGGCCGGGCACATCCGCCTCGGTTGCGTCGACCGTACCGGCATTCGGCCCGCGGCGATCCCGCCGGCCGTGCTCGACGCGCTGCAGCGCGGGCCCGCCATCCACGACGGGCAGACTGCACTGTCAACGAAGCTCGCATGA